The proteins below come from a single Demetria terragena DSM 11295 genomic window:
- a CDS encoding WXG100 family type VII secretion target: MVNATPSGGGGSRFTVDADAISNHGGSVGNIAREIETKMGLMQRQLQGLQGQWHGSASNQFAALYQDWERQQRNVKDSLARISRALGKTADDYRLVEQTARSTFTPV, encoded by the coding sequence ATGGTCAACGCAACACCCAGCGGTGGTGGCGGCAGCCGGTTCACCGTCGATGCCGACGCGATCAGCAACCACGGCGGATCGGTAGGCAATATTGCTCGGGAGATCGAGACCAAGATGGGCCTGATGCAACGCCAGCTTCAGGGCTTGCAGGGTCAGTGGCACGGAAGCGCGTCAAACCAGTTCGCGGCCCTCTACCAAGACTGGGAACGCCAGCAGCGCAACGTGAAGGACTCACTTGCCCGGATCAGCCGAGCCCTGGGCAAGACCGCCGACGACTACCGTCTGGTCGAGCAGACAGCGCGCAGCACCTTCACACCAGTCTGA